The following are from one region of the Rhodopirellula sp. P2 genome:
- a CDS encoding efflux RND transporter permease subunit has product MKFPHFFIERPIFASVLSFLIVLVGGIVYFTLPVSQYPSVAPPTILVRASYPGATPEVIADTVATPIEQEMNGVDDMLYMESSSSSDGTMQLTVTFKLGTDLDDAQVLVQNRVAIAESRLPEQVRQIGVTTTKQIPDMLMVVHLNSPDGSRDQLYISNYAFLRVRDALMRLDGVGEIRIAGGNEYAMRIWLDIEKMTHVDLTAGEIVDAIQAQNIQVAAGVIGQPPTDETGDFQLNVTTQGRLIREDEFGDIIVKRGDDGRITRLRDVARIELGAQDYSRLSYLDGKPAVAVLVYQRPGTNAVDTAAAVKRIMSEMSEEFPQGIGFEIAYNPTDYVEDSISEVFETLFITTIFVVLTVFLFLHGWRPTIIPVIAIPISLIGTFAVMQFLGVTLNTLSLFGLVLAIGIVVDDAIVVVENVERLIAEGMTAREATHKAMDEVGSALIATTLVLIAVFVPTVFVPGISGRFYQQFALTISISTAISTFVSLTLSPALCALLLRPKDAPKNRMGKVVDFLFGWFFRLFNRTFDATSNIYASIVGHLIKRSGFALVLYVGLLVLTGFSFSLVPTGFIPDQDQGYVIVAINLPDGASLARTDRVTRRVAEIGKQIDGVKHAVGIAGLSGATFSIKPNAAVTFLPLEDAKERAKRGRGVNAIVADMRREVAAINEAQILIIPPPPIRGIGRGGGFKMYVQDRSGAGLDSLNQVTQTMLAEANQQPGVTQVFSNLRMDVPQVYADVDRTKAQMLDIPVNRVFEALQVYLGSVYINDFNFLGRTYRVTAQAEPKFRDEAADISRIRTRSDRGASVALGSVVNITKTAGPDRLVRFNLFPAADLNGTTVPGFSTGQSLATMEQLADLNLPPGFGYEWTEIAFQEKQAGNTIVFLFPLAVLFVFLALAAQYESWLLPLAIILIVPLCLLFALTGVWFRGMDNNVLTQIGFIVLIGLACKNAILIVEFAKAEEDAGKNRFEAAIAACRLRLRPILMTAFSFILGVVPLLVATGAGFEMRRVLGTAVFAGMLGVTIFGLFLTPVFYVLLRRFAKRKEPETTPEGT; this is encoded by the coding sequence ATGAAGTTCCCTCACTTCTTTATCGAACGCCCCATCTTTGCGTCGGTGCTGTCATTTCTGATCGTGCTGGTCGGTGGGATCGTGTATTTCACACTCCCGGTATCACAGTACCCCAGCGTCGCGCCGCCAACCATTTTGGTTCGGGCCAGTTACCCCGGGGCGACCCCCGAAGTCATCGCTGACACCGTGGCGACGCCGATCGAACAAGAGATGAACGGCGTCGATGACATGCTGTACATGGAATCGTCGTCCAGCTCGGACGGCACCATGCAGTTGACCGTGACGTTCAAATTGGGCACGGACCTCGATGATGCCCAGGTGTTGGTGCAGAACCGCGTCGCGATTGCCGAATCTCGTTTGCCGGAACAAGTCCGCCAAATCGGTGTGACAACGACCAAACAAATCCCAGACATGTTGATGGTGGTTCACCTGAACTCGCCGGACGGCAGTCGCGATCAGCTGTACATCAGCAACTACGCGTTCCTTCGAGTTCGCGATGCCTTGATGCGATTGGATGGAGTCGGCGAGATCCGAATCGCCGGCGGCAACGAATACGCCATGCGCATCTGGTTGGACATCGAAAAGATGACCCACGTCGATTTGACTGCGGGTGAAATTGTCGATGCCATCCAAGCCCAGAACATCCAAGTCGCGGCGGGTGTGATCGGCCAACCACCGACCGATGAAACAGGTGATTTCCAACTCAATGTCACCACGCAGGGTCGCTTGATTCGCGAAGACGAGTTTGGCGACATCATTGTCAAACGAGGTGACGATGGACGCATCACACGTCTTCGTGATGTTGCCCGGATTGAACTGGGTGCTCAAGACTATTCACGTTTGAGCTATCTCGATGGCAAACCCGCCGTCGCAGTGCTGGTCTATCAACGTCCCGGCACCAACGCGGTCGACACCGCGGCGGCAGTCAAACGAATCATGAGTGAGATGAGCGAGGAATTCCCTCAGGGAATCGGGTTCGAGATCGCTTACAACCCGACCGACTACGTCGAGGACTCGATTTCGGAAGTGTTCGAAACACTGTTCATCACCACGATCTTTGTGGTGTTGACCGTGTTCCTGTTTTTGCACGGTTGGCGTCCGACGATCATCCCTGTGATCGCGATTCCAATTTCTTTGATCGGCACCTTCGCCGTGATGCAGTTCCTGGGGGTGACCCTGAACACGTTGTCTCTGTTTGGATTGGTGCTCGCGATTGGGATTGTGGTCGATGACGCGATTGTGGTGGTCGAGAATGTCGAGCGATTGATTGCCGAAGGCATGACCGCTCGGGAGGCGACCCACAAAGCGATGGACGAAGTTGGCTCCGCTCTGATCGCGACAACCCTGGTGTTGATTGCCGTGTTTGTTCCCACGGTGTTTGTGCCCGGGATCAGCGGTCGGTTTTACCAACAATTCGCGTTGACCATCTCGATCTCCACCGCGATCTCGACCTTTGTTTCGCTGACACTCAGCCCAGCGCTGTGTGCGTTGTTGCTGCGTCCCAAAGACGCGCCGAAGAATCGAATGGGCAAAGTCGTTGACTTCCTGTTCGGCTGGTTCTTTCGTTTGTTCAATCGAACGTTTGATGCGACCAGCAACATTTACGCGTCAATCGTGGGACATTTGATCAAAAGGAGCGGTTTCGCGCTGGTGCTGTATGTGGGCCTGTTGGTTCTCACTGGATTCAGTTTCAGCCTGGTGCCGACCGGCTTCATTCCGGACCAGGACCAAGGCTACGTGATCGTTGCGATCAACTTGCCCGATGGTGCGTCGCTGGCACGAACCGACCGCGTGACGCGGCGAGTGGCAGAGATCGGAAAGCAGATCGACGGTGTGAAGCACGCCGTTGGAATCGCGGGTCTCTCCGGGGCCACGTTCTCGATCAAACCCAACGCGGCGGTGACATTCTTGCCGTTGGAAGACGCCAAAGAGCGAGCCAAACGAGGGCGTGGGGTGAATGCGATCGTCGCGGACATGCGCCGAGAAGTGGCAGCCATCAACGAAGCCCAGATCTTGATCATCCCGCCACCCCCGATTCGTGGGATTGGCCGTGGGGGAGGTTTCAAGATGTATGTCCAAGACCGCAGCGGTGCGGGACTGGATTCACTCAACCAAGTCACCCAGACAATGCTTGCCGAAGCCAACCAACAACCTGGCGTCACGCAAGTCTTCTCGAACCTGCGAATGGATGTGCCTCAGGTCTACGCGGACGTGGACCGGACCAAAGCACAGATGCTGGACATCCCTGTCAACCGAGTCTTCGAAGCGTTGCAGGTCTACTTGGGGTCGGTGTACATCAACGACTTCAACTTCCTGGGCCGCACCTACCGGGTCACCGCGCAAGCTGAACCCAAGTTTCGCGATGAGGCGGCCGACATCTCCCGGATTCGGACTCGTAGCGATCGAGGAGCCTCCGTGGCACTGGGCTCGGTCGTCAACATCACCAAAACCGCTGGCCCGGACCGACTGGTCCGATTCAACCTGTTTCCTGCTGCCGACCTCAACGGAACCACTGTTCCTGGTTTCAGCACCGGGCAATCTCTGGCGACGATGGAACAATTGGCCGATCTGAATCTGCCCCCGGGCTTTGGCTATGAATGGACCGAAATCGCCTTCCAGGAAAAACAAGCTGGCAACACGATTGTGTTCTTGTTCCCCTTGGCGGTCCTATTTGTGTTCTTGGCACTCGCCGCTCAATACGAAAGTTGGTTGCTGCCACTGGCCATCATCTTGATTGTGCCGCTGTGTCTGCTGTTCGCCCTGACCGGTGTTTGGTTCCGTGGGATGGACAACAACGTCCTGACACAGATTGGTTTCATCGTGTTGATTGGACTGGCGTGCAAGAACGCCATTCTGATCGTCGAATTTGCCAAGGCGGAAGAGGACGCTGGTAAAAACCGCTTTGAAGCTGCCATCGCGGCTTGCCGGTTGCGTTTGCGTCCGATCCTGATGACGGCGTTTTCGTTCATCCTGGGTGTGGTGCCGTTGCTGGTGGCCACGGGCGCTGGATTTGAAATGCGACGTGTGCTGGGCACCGCCGTGTTCGCAGGCATGTTGGGAGTCACGATCTTTGGTTTGTTTTTGACACCTGTGTTCTACGTTTTGCTGCGACGTTTCGCGAAACGCAAAGAGCCGGAAACAACACCTGAAGGCACTTGA
- a CDS encoding MarR family winged helix-turn-helix transcriptional regulator: MNLQHELNRPQPFRCLDQEVLLNFLRIGDQLENRFSRLFREHGLTLSRFNILRSLALAERSLTCGEIGEQMIQVVPAVTSLVDHLCSQKLVERKRCTEDRRVVHVTITPKGKQLVDDTMQPLKEMEDRMLQHLSKADKSQLLQLLNQTRESISHLDD, translated from the coding sequence ATGAATCTGCAGCACGAACTGAATCGCCCCCAACCGTTTCGCTGCTTGGACCAAGAAGTGTTGCTGAATTTCCTCCGCATCGGTGACCAACTTGAGAACCGATTTTCGCGACTGTTTCGCGAGCATGGTTTGACGCTGTCGCGTTTCAACATCCTCCGCAGTCTCGCCTTGGCAGAACGCTCGCTGACCTGCGGCGAGATTGGCGAACAGATGATCCAGGTTGTGCCCGCGGTCACATCGCTCGTCGACCACCTGTGCTCGCAAAAGCTGGTTGAGCGGAAACGTTGCACAGAAGATCGCCGGGTGGTGCATGTGACGATCACCCCGAAAGGCAAACAACTGGTGGACGACACCATGCAGCCCTTGAAAGAGATGGAAGATCGGATGCTGCAGCACCTCAGCAAGGCGGACAAAAGCCAGCTTTTGCAATTGCTCAATCAAACTCGCGAATCGATCTCGCATCTCGACGACTGA
- a CDS encoding potassium/proton antiporter yields MFSIETLILLAGSLLLLGIASNKFSARMGVPVLVVFLAIGMLAGSEGIGGIEFENYTLAHGFATAALCLILFNGGIGTPYAAFQSAWKPASLLATVGVVVTAGITGLAASWILGLSWTQGLLLGSIVGSTDASVVFSVLRGGGVHIRPRLANTLEVESGSNDPMAIFLTVGLIEVLTGQTPLGFGLVTLFLNQAVVGTGMGLAVGWVGAWLLQNIRLEAAGLYPVMATALGLFSFGMASELGGSGFLAVYLTGVVIGNRRPVFLRGIVLFHDALAWMCQILMFTALGILSFPSRLWDVTVPAILIASVLIFVARPIAVFLCGMPFRFSTRELTFLSWVGLKGAVPITLATFPMMAGLPAASIIFDTVFFVVLVSALVQGWTLPAVARVLKLEVPKHQKTPVTLEISSLQNVDGDIVDYFIEQDSRASGCLIKDLALPDGVVIALIVRNEQTVLPQGRSQLKPGDHVVVVLRPSIRAMVDRVFAPTRAHTTDLPPELEFPLRGSIKVRELEQFYELKLADDGDLTIDELVRSHFKKDEMKIGAAVQIDKIVLHLRELSSDGKVQYVGMSILPEPE; encoded by the coding sequence ATGTTCAGCATTGAAACTCTCATCCTGCTCGCCGGGAGTTTGCTGCTACTAGGAATCGCGTCGAACAAATTTTCGGCGAGGATGGGTGTCCCCGTGTTGGTGGTTTTCTTGGCCATCGGAATGCTGGCAGGATCCGAAGGCATCGGGGGAATCGAATTTGAGAACTACACGCTGGCCCATGGTTTTGCCACCGCCGCGCTGTGCTTGATTCTGTTCAATGGCGGGATCGGAACGCCCTACGCGGCCTTTCAATCGGCCTGGAAACCGGCCTCCTTGTTGGCCACGGTGGGGGTTGTGGTGACGGCTGGGATCACCGGATTGGCTGCGTCTTGGATCCTGGGCCTGAGCTGGACGCAGGGGTTGCTGCTGGGCAGCATTGTGGGTTCGACCGACGCTTCGGTCGTGTTTTCGGTGCTTCGCGGAGGTGGCGTTCACATTCGGCCCAGGTTGGCGAACACCCTGGAAGTCGAAAGCGGTTCCAACGACCCCATGGCGATCTTCTTGACCGTCGGTTTGATTGAGGTCCTGACCGGACAGACGCCGCTTGGGTTTGGCCTGGTCACGCTGTTTCTGAATCAAGCCGTCGTCGGCACCGGCATGGGGCTGGCGGTGGGCTGGGTCGGTGCCTGGTTGCTGCAGAACATCCGATTGGAAGCAGCGGGTTTGTATCCCGTGATGGCCACCGCATTGGGACTGTTCTCATTCGGCATGGCCTCCGAACTGGGCGGCAGCGGGTTCTTGGCCGTCTATCTGACCGGCGTCGTGATTGGCAATCGAAGGCCTGTTTTCCTTCGAGGCATCGTCTTGTTCCACGACGCACTGGCGTGGATGTGCCAGATCCTGATGTTCACGGCGCTTGGCATTTTGTCCTTTCCCAGTCGTCTGTGGGACGTCACCGTCCCGGCGATTTTGATCGCCTCGGTGTTGATCTTTGTGGCCCGCCCCATCGCCGTGTTTTTGTGCGGGATGCCATTTCGATTCTCGACTCGCGAGTTGACGTTTTTGTCTTGGGTGGGACTCAAAGGCGCGGTGCCCATCACCCTGGCCACGTTCCCGATGATGGCGGGACTGCCTGCCGCCTCGATCATCTTCGACACCGTCTTCTTCGTCGTTTTGGTTTCAGCACTGGTGCAAGGCTGGACCCTCCCTGCGGTCGCTCGCGTCTTGAAACTGGAAGTGCCCAAGCACCAAAAGACGCCCGTGACGCTCGAGATCAGCTCGCTTCAGAACGTCGACGGAGACATTGTCGACTACTTCATCGAACAGGATTCACGGGCCTCAGGATGCTTGATCAAAGACTTGGCGCTGCCCGATGGCGTGGTCATTGCGTTGATTGTGCGGAACGAGCAAACGGTGCTGCCTCAAGGTCGATCGCAGTTGAAACCCGGGGATCACGTGGTCGTCGTGCTACGGCCGAGCATCCGTGCGATGGTCGACCGCGTGTTTGCCCCCACCCGTGCCCACACCACCGATCTGCCGCCGGAACTGGAATTTCCACTGCGAGGTTCGATCAAAGTGCGTGAATTGGAGCAGTTTTACGAGCTAAAACTGGCCGACGACGGGGACCTGACGATTGATGAGTTGGTTCGATCGCATTTTAAAAAAGATGAAATGAAGATTGGCGCAGCGGTCCAAATTGACAAAATTGTCCTTCATTTACGAGAATTGTCATCCGATGGAAAAGTTCAGTACGTAGGAATGTCGATCCTTCCAGAACCGGAGTGA
- a CDS encoding SulP family inorganic anion transporter: MSTSEAPTPTSIFSPSTILQDLIAGLVVFLVALPLCLGIALASGADLFSGLLAGIVGGLVVAVISGSHTSVSGPAAGLTAIVAAQIALLGSFEAFLLAVLIAGVIQIGFGIARGGALSAFFPSSVIKGLLVAIGVILILKQIPHIFGHDTDPEGEMSFIQPDQENTFSELLTIFAGEIHVGAMVIGLLSIAILLLWERIPVLKKSLVPAPLIVVIAGVLINLGFTNMGQDWSVSGSHLVQIPIAQSFSEFFGFLRLPDFSRAFDPAIYIAAVTIAVVASLETLLNLEAVDKLDKAKRDSPPSRELIAQGCGNMVCGLIGGLPITSVVVRGSVNVGAGSKTKMSAIFHGALILISVAFLPTLMNKIPLSALAAILLVTGFKLASPTIFKQMWKEGRYQFTPFIITVIAIVVTDLLIGILIGLAISILFILNSNLRRPIRRIVETQVDGDVTHIELSNQVSFLNRAALDRVLNETSPGSKLVIDASRSDYIDPDVLSLIRDFKENVAPPRNISVNLAGFRQKYQLSEVKEFAEFTSRELQEKVTSDQVIKILRNGNRRFADGTRLNRDLGRQVNATAAGQSPLAAVLSCIDSRVPTELVFDLGVGDIFSVRVAGNVIGTKSLGSLEYAVGVAGVKLVAVLGHTRCGAVTSSVELIAADQGAEAATGCQHLQSIVDEIAPCVPSDASEAVKNLPEGALEQYVDKVAEANVIHTVDEILKRSRIIREAVQDGRVKVIGALYDVKTGHTKFLGDGGSELASESASGPPAEVAG, encoded by the coding sequence ATGTCGACCTCCGAAGCTCCAACTCCGACCAGCATTTTCTCTCCCAGTACCATCCTGCAAGATCTCATTGCGGGTTTGGTTGTCTTCCTCGTCGCGCTGCCACTTTGTCTAGGCATCGCCCTGGCTTCAGGCGCCGATCTCTTCTCCGGGCTGCTCGCTGGAATCGTCGGCGGCTTGGTGGTCGCGGTCATCAGCGGTTCGCATACCAGTGTCAGTGGCCCCGCAGCCGGCTTGACCGCGATCGTGGCCGCCCAAATCGCGTTGCTCGGCTCCTTCGAAGCTTTTCTGTTGGCCGTGCTGATCGCGGGCGTCATTCAGATTGGCTTTGGGATCGCGCGGGGCGGTGCATTGTCCGCCTTCTTCCCCTCCAGTGTGATCAAAGGATTGCTGGTCGCGATCGGTGTGATCCTGATTCTGAAGCAGATCCCTCACATCTTCGGTCACGACACCGATCCTGAAGGTGAGATGTCGTTTATCCAGCCCGACCAAGAGAACACGTTTTCTGAGCTGCTGACGATCTTCGCCGGAGAAATTCACGTCGGGGCGATGGTGATCGGACTTCTATCGATTGCCATTCTGCTTCTCTGGGAACGCATCCCAGTGTTGAAAAAATCCCTGGTTCCCGCCCCGCTGATCGTGGTGATCGCGGGAGTGTTGATCAACCTCGGTTTCACCAACATGGGACAAGACTGGTCCGTCAGCGGATCGCACCTGGTTCAGATCCCAATCGCACAAAGCTTCTCCGAGTTTTTCGGCTTCCTCCGACTGCCAGACTTTAGCCGAGCATTTGATCCGGCAATTTACATCGCCGCTGTCACGATTGCCGTGGTCGCGTCTTTGGAAACACTGCTGAACCTGGAAGCCGTCGACAAGCTCGACAAAGCCAAGCGGGACTCACCGCCCAGTCGCGAATTGATCGCACAGGGTTGCGGCAACATGGTCTGCGGTTTGATTGGTGGGCTTCCCATCACCTCGGTGGTCGTCCGTGGTTCGGTCAACGTTGGCGCCGGTTCGAAAACGAAAATGTCAGCGATCTTCCACGGTGCGTTGATCTTGATCAGCGTTGCGTTCTTGCCAACCCTGATGAACAAGATTCCGCTGTCCGCCTTGGCGGCGATCCTGTTGGTGACCGGGTTCAAATTGGCCAGCCCCACGATTTTCAAACAGATGTGGAAGGAAGGTCGTTATCAATTCACGCCGTTCATTATCACGGTCATTGCCATTGTCGTGACGGACTTGTTGATCGGCATTCTGATCGGCTTGGCAATCAGCATTTTGTTCATTCTCAACAGCAACCTGCGTCGCCCGATTCGACGGATTGTGGAAACGCAAGTCGATGGCGATGTCACTCACATCGAGCTTTCCAACCAAGTCAGCTTTCTCAATCGCGCCGCCTTGGACCGTGTCCTCAACGAAACGAGCCCCGGCAGCAAACTCGTGATCGACGCCTCTCGCTCGGATTACATCGATCCCGACGTGCTGAGTCTGATTCGAGACTTCAAAGAAAACGTGGCCCCGCCCCGAAACATTTCGGTCAACCTGGCTGGCTTCCGGCAGAAGTATCAACTCAGCGAGGTCAAGGAATTCGCCGAATTCACGTCGCGTGAACTGCAAGAGAAGGTCACCTCCGACCAAGTCATCAAGATCCTTCGAAACGGAAACCGTCGCTTTGCTGACGGCACTCGCCTGAATCGCGACTTGGGACGGCAGGTCAATGCGACCGCGGCGGGACAAAGCCCGCTGGCGGCCGTCCTGAGCTGCATCGATTCGCGGGTGCCAACGGAGCTGGTTTTTGACCTCGGCGTGGGGGACATTTTCAGTGTGCGAGTGGCCGGGAATGTCATTGGCACCAAATCGCTGGGCAGCCTCGAATACGCCGTCGGCGTCGCCGGTGTGAAGCTGGTCGCGGTGCTGGGACACACACGTTGTGGAGCAGTGACCTCTTCCGTCGAACTCATCGCCGCCGACCAAGGCGCCGAAGCCGCGACGGGTTGCCAGCATTTGCAGTCAATCGTCGATGAGATCGCGCCATGCGTCCCCAGTGACGCCTCCGAAGCGGTCAAAAATCTTCCTGAGGGGGCGTTGGAGCAATACGTTGACAAGGTTGCTGAAGCCAACGTCATTCACACCGTCGACGAAATTCTGAAAAGAAGCCGCATCATTCGCGAAGCGGTGCAAGACGGACGTGTGAAGGTGATCGGTGCGTTGTATGATGTGAAGACCGGCCACACCAAGTTCCTCGGGGACGGCGGTTCAGAGCTTGCATCCGAGTCAGCGTCGGGTCCTCCGGCAGAAGTGGCTGGGTAA
- a CDS encoding efflux RND transporter periplasmic adaptor subunit, translating into MTPPPHNLNFLGKLALGAGIGGMLLAVTGCGNAPSGPPAMPKPTVTVAQPISKKIVEWDAYTGRMEAVDLVEVRARVDGYLQSVHFDEGQIVEKNDLLFIVDPRPYEAELAAAQAKLQQSESQLKQAKAMTEVARANLLQSEAQLNLADVRYKRTQRLVERNASSQDELDDREAEFLKAKADVEGVRASLNSSEAAIATAQAEIEVAKAGVDTAELNLQYTRIRAPITGRISRKYVTEGNLIAGGTATSSLLTTIASVQPIYCVFDATEQDVLKYSRLAKSGERESSRVAKNPVYLGLMDEEGFLHQGHMDFVDNRFDVNTASMRARSVFANEDELLLPGMFARIRIPGSAPHDAVLIPDSAIGTDQSSQYVYVVVDGVIKRQTITSGPIIDGLRVIREGLDGTESLVIKGLMQSRPDAEVNTIDGTIEVIEDGLPDEYLPVPKEEWISPAPTAVPIADRRTEVTR; encoded by the coding sequence ATGACACCTCCTCCTCACAACCTCAACTTCCTTGGGAAGCTTGCTCTCGGAGCTGGCATCGGTGGGATGTTGCTCGCTGTCACTGGGTGTGGCAATGCCCCGAGCGGCCCTCCCGCAATGCCCAAGCCGACTGTGACCGTGGCCCAACCGATCTCGAAAAAGATCGTTGAATGGGACGCCTACACCGGTCGGATGGAAGCGGTTGATTTGGTGGAGGTCCGCGCACGAGTGGACGGGTACCTGCAGTCAGTCCACTTTGACGAGGGACAAATCGTTGAGAAAAACGATCTCTTGTTCATCGTCGACCCGCGTCCCTACGAAGCAGAATTGGCGGCGGCACAAGCGAAACTTCAACAATCCGAATCGCAACTGAAACAGGCCAAGGCGATGACGGAAGTCGCCCGCGCCAACCTGTTGCAATCCGAAGCTCAACTGAATCTCGCCGATGTTCGGTACAAACGAACGCAACGGTTGGTGGAACGCAACGCATCCTCCCAAGACGAACTGGATGACCGTGAAGCTGAGTTCCTCAAAGCGAAAGCCGACGTCGAAGGCGTCCGCGCCAGTCTGAACTCTTCCGAAGCCGCGATCGCCACCGCGCAGGCCGAGATCGAAGTCGCCAAGGCTGGCGTTGACACCGCCGAACTGAATCTTCAATACACTCGCATTCGTGCCCCGATCACGGGACGCATCAGCCGCAAGTATGTGACCGAGGGCAACTTGATCGCAGGTGGAACGGCGACCTCTTCGCTGCTGACAACCATCGCGTCGGTGCAGCCGATCTACTGTGTGTTTGACGCCACCGAACAAGACGTGCTGAAGTATTCCCGCTTGGCCAAATCGGGTGAACGCGAAAGTTCGCGTGTGGCCAAGAACCCCGTGTATCTCGGCCTGATGGACGAAGAGGGTTTCCTGCACCAGGGACACATGGACTTCGTCGACAACCGCTTTGATGTCAACACCGCCAGCATGCGTGCTCGAAGCGTGTTTGCCAACGAAGATGAACTGTTGCTGCCCGGCATGTTCGCTCGCATCCGGATCCCCGGCAGTGCTCCGCACGATGCGGTGCTGATCCCTGACTCGGCGATTGGCACCGATCAATCGTCTCAGTACGTGTACGTGGTCGTCGATGGCGTGATCAAACGACAAACCATCACGAGCGGCCCCATCATCGATGGCCTGCGAGTCATTCGTGAGGGCTTGGATGGCACCGAATCGTTGGTGATCAAAGGCCTGATGCAGTCTCGTCCCGATGCCGAGGTGAACACCATCGACGGAACGATCGAGGTCATCGAAGACGGATTGCCTGACGAGTATCTCCCCGTTCCCAAAGAGGAATGGATTTCGCCCGCCCCCACCGCGGTTCCCATCGCGGATCGCAGGACGGAGGTGACACGATGA
- a CDS encoding RrF2 family transcriptional regulator, whose amino-acid sequence MKLTTQTDYALRTLMYLATRDTRANVAGVASLFNISVNHVAKVVNLLAREGYVRSIRGVGGGIELAVRPEDVTVGQIIQTIENDTHLLPCVGSDHSCAIHSFCKLSGVLANAERIQMDYLNSVTLADVVPTRGQLDQLNTE is encoded by the coding sequence ATGAAACTGACAACCCAAACGGACTACGCGTTGCGAACGCTGATGTACTTGGCCACGAGAGACACTCGGGCCAACGTCGCTGGGGTGGCGTCGCTTTTCAACATCTCGGTCAACCATGTGGCCAAGGTGGTCAACTTGCTCGCTCGCGAAGGTTATGTCCGAAGCATCCGCGGAGTCGGCGGCGGGATCGAGCTGGCCGTTCGACCGGAAGACGTGACCGTCGGCCAGATCATCCAAACGATTGAGAACGACACGCATCTCCTGCCATGTGTTGGATCCGACCACAGTTGTGCGATCCATTCGTTCTGCAAACTCAGTGGCGTGCTGGCCAACGCCGAACGCATTCAAATGGATTATCTGAACAGCGTCACACTCGCGGACGTCGTCCCCACGCGTGGCCAATTGGATCAACTCAACACCGAATGA
- a CDS encoding DUF3124 domain-containing protein → MPTPFSEERAEQISRHLKLLTFLFVIVPIVLLVIFIEFRFRSIEENLPLQSPSVRDEARLELDTMPWHPVTGQRLYVPAYSHVYHQKGDPYFLTVTLNVRNTDVDNEIVITSVRYYDTSGKEIRSLLQKPLQLAPLAATEFVIQRDDKTGGSGASFLVEWQAGTEVNQPIVETVMVDTSNTQGISFTASAVAISGNLPATKGLPESGE, encoded by the coding sequence ATGCCGACTCCCTTCAGTGAAGAACGCGCCGAACAGATCTCGCGGCACCTCAAGCTGCTCACGTTTCTGTTCGTGATTGTTCCGATTGTGTTGCTGGTGATTTTCATCGAGTTTCGCTTTCGCTCGATCGAAGAGAACCTGCCCCTTCAGTCCCCCAGCGTTCGCGACGAAGCGAGACTCGAACTGGACACGATGCCGTGGCATCCTGTCACCGGCCAGCGGCTCTATGTGCCCGCGTACTCCCACGTTTACCACCAAAAGGGTGATCCGTATTTCCTGACGGTCACGCTGAACGTTCGCAACACCGACGTTGACAACGAGATCGTGATCACGTCCGTCCGGTACTATGACACCAGCGGAAAAGAGATCCGGTCTTTGCTTCAAAAACCGCTGCAACTCGCACCTCTCGCGGCCACCGAGTTCGTCATCCAACGCGATGACAAAACGGGAGGCAGCGGCGCCAGTTTCCTGGTTGAATGGCAAGCGGGGACGGAGGTCAATCAGCCGATTGTGGAGACCGTGATGGTCGACACCAGCAACACACAAGGCATCTCATTCACCGCCTCGGCCGTTGCAATCAGCGGGAACCTTCCGGCAACCAAAGGGCTGCCAGAATCGGGGGAATGA